The Burkholderia cepacia ATCC 25416 genome includes a window with the following:
- a CDS encoding ATP-dependent DNA helicase → MSYVVAVRAMCEFTARRGDLDLRFTPAPTALEGIAGHGAVTSNRGARYETEIALTGTWGTLTVRGRADGYDPVANRLEEIKTFRGSLDAMPANHRALHWAQAKVYAHLMCDARGLPEIDVALVYFDIVSERETVLTQTLGAAELAAFFAEQCACFVGWAERETAHRAARDAALRALAFPHGQFRSGQRELAVAVYRAARDDRCLMAQAPTGIGKTLGTVFPLLKACGEGELDHVYFLTAKTPGRALALEAAATLGAGTPALPLRVLELVARDKACEHPDSACHGESCPLAKGFYDRLPAARDAAIEAGLLDRDTVRAAALAHDVCPYYLSQELARWSDMVIGDYNYYYDGSAMLHTLAQQNQWRVGVLVDEAHNLLDRARKMYSASLDPFAFAAAREAAPAALRKAFDRLARAWGTVNRAQAERYAAYPEIPGPIVSALQNLVAAVGEHLADAPRANGDALLRFHFEAIQFGVLAEAFDSASIFDATLHGEPMPRQPALDGVASAGRRRRVQSTLCVRNVIPAGFLAPRYEAACATVLFSGTLSPFHFYRDTLGLPGDTGWLDVDGPFRAEQLAVRVASHVSTRWRDRDRSLEPIVDLIAAQYATRPGNYLGFLSSFDYLGRVVALMQARHPDVPVWAQAPGMTEGERDAFLARFDAGGRGVGFAVLGGAFSEGVDLVGERLIGAFIATLGLPQVNDVNEQMRRAMDARFGNGYDYMYLYPGLQKVVQAAGRVIRTEHDEGVVHLIDDRYRRREVRDLLPRWWRIK, encoded by the coding sequence ATGAGCTACGTCGTCGCGGTGCGGGCGATGTGCGAGTTCACCGCGCGGCGCGGCGATCTCGACCTGCGCTTCACGCCCGCGCCCACCGCGCTCGAAGGCATCGCCGGCCACGGCGCGGTCACGTCGAACCGCGGCGCACGCTACGAAACCGAGATCGCGCTGACGGGCACGTGGGGCACGCTCACCGTGCGCGGCCGCGCGGACGGCTACGATCCGGTGGCGAACCGCCTCGAGGAAATCAAGACCTTCCGCGGCAGCCTCGACGCGATGCCCGCCAACCACCGCGCACTGCACTGGGCGCAGGCGAAGGTCTACGCGCACCTGATGTGCGACGCGCGCGGCCTCCCGGAAATCGACGTCGCGCTCGTCTATTTCGACATCGTGTCCGAGCGCGAGACGGTGCTGACGCAAACGCTGGGGGCGGCAGAGCTCGCGGCGTTCTTCGCCGAGCAGTGCGCGTGCTTCGTCGGCTGGGCCGAACGCGAGACGGCGCACCGCGCGGCGCGTGACGCGGCGCTGCGCGCGCTCGCGTTTCCGCACGGGCAGTTCCGCAGCGGTCAGCGCGAGCTGGCAGTGGCCGTCTATCGCGCGGCCCGCGACGATCGTTGCCTGATGGCGCAGGCGCCGACCGGCATCGGCAAGACGCTCGGCACCGTGTTTCCGCTGCTGAAGGCCTGCGGCGAGGGCGAGCTCGACCACGTGTACTTCCTGACCGCGAAAACGCCCGGCCGCGCGCTCGCGCTCGAAGCGGCGGCGACGCTCGGCGCCGGCACGCCCGCGCTGCCGCTGCGCGTGCTGGAACTCGTTGCGCGCGACAAGGCGTGCGAGCATCCCGACAGTGCGTGCCACGGCGAGTCGTGCCCGCTCGCGAAGGGTTTCTACGACCGGCTGCCGGCCGCGCGCGACGCGGCGATCGAGGCCGGGCTGCTCGACCGCGACACCGTGCGGGCGGCTGCGCTCGCGCACGACGTCTGCCCGTATTACCTGTCGCAGGAGCTCGCGCGCTGGTCCGACATGGTGATCGGCGACTACAACTACTACTACGACGGCAGCGCGATGCTGCACACGCTCGCGCAGCAGAACCAGTGGCGTGTCGGCGTGCTCGTCGACGAAGCGCACAACCTGCTCGATCGTGCGCGCAAGATGTACAGCGCATCGCTCGATCCGTTCGCATTCGCGGCCGCGCGCGAGGCCGCACCCGCCGCGCTGCGCAAGGCCTTCGACCGGCTCGCCCGCGCGTGGGGCACGGTCAACCGCGCGCAGGCCGAGCGTTATGCCGCGTATCCGGAGATACCGGGCCCGATCGTGTCGGCGTTGCAGAACCTCGTCGCGGCGGTCGGCGAGCACCTGGCCGACGCGCCGCGCGCGAACGGCGATGCGCTGCTGCGGTTTCATTTCGAGGCGATCCAGTTCGGCGTGCTCGCCGAAGCGTTCGACAGTGCGTCGATCTTCGACGCGACGCTGCACGGCGAACCGATGCCGCGCCAGCCGGCGCTCGACGGCGTTGCGTCGGCCGGCCGCCGGCGCCGCGTCCAGTCGACGCTGTGCGTGCGCAACGTGATTCCGGCCGGCTTTCTCGCGCCGCGCTACGAAGCCGCGTGCGCGACCGTGCTTTTCTCGGGCACGCTGAGTCCGTTTCATTTCTACCGCGACACGCTCGGGTTGCCCGGCGACACGGGCTGGCTCGACGTCGACGGGCCGTTCCGCGCCGAGCAGCTGGCGGTGCGCGTCGCGAGCCACGTGTCGACCCGCTGGCGCGACCGCGACCGGTCGCTCGAACCGATCGTGGACCTGATCGCCGCGCAATACGCGACGCGGCCCGGCAACTACCTCGGGTTCCTGAGCAGCTTCGACTATCTGGGGCGCGTGGTCGCGCTGATGCAGGCACGGCACCCGGACGTGCCCGTCTGGGCGCAGGCGCCCGGCATGACGGAAGGCGAGCGCGACGCGTTTCTCGCGCGCTTCGACGCGGGCGGGCGCGGCGTCGGCTTCGCGGTGCTGGGCGGAGCGTTCTCGGAAGGCGTGGACCTGGTCGGCGAGCGGCTGATCGGTGCGTTCATCGCGACGCTCGGGCTGCCGCAGGTCAACGATGTCAACGAGCAGATGCGGCGTGCGATGGACGCACGCTTCGGCAACGGCTACGACTACATGTACCTGTATCCGGGCTTGCAGAAGGTCGTACAGGCGGCCGGGCGTGTGATCCGCACCGAGCACGACGAAGGCGTCGTGCATCTGATCGACGACCGTTACCGGCGGCGGGAGGTGCGCGATCTGCTGCCGCGGTGGTGGCGAATCAAGTGA
- a CDS encoding IclR family transcriptional regulator domain-containing protein, which translates to MKKPELDRRDWIAGLEKGLAILEAFDSQHARMTPTQAAARTGLTRTAARRYLLTLESLGYVYTDGKLYGLTPRVLRVGWSYFDSARLPRTVQPYLQQLSASLNESAYVSVLDGWELVFIARNGVSRVMTTGFVLGARVPAPLTSPGVVLLAHHPDREAVRAWLDDTELPPFTPHTVTNKARLLEQIDQARDAGFAAIEQQLQVGVRGIAVPLKNRHGEVVAALSTNMPIGAETTDAAVRRVLPHLQEAALAMLNVL; encoded by the coding sequence ATGAAAAAGCCCGAACTCGACCGACGCGACTGGATTGCCGGCCTCGAAAAAGGCCTGGCGATCCTCGAGGCATTCGACAGCCAGCACGCGCGCATGACACCCACCCAGGCCGCCGCGCGCACCGGCCTCACGCGCACGGCCGCGCGGCGCTACCTGCTGACGCTCGAATCGCTCGGCTATGTGTACACCGACGGCAAGCTGTACGGCCTCACGCCGCGCGTGCTGCGGGTCGGCTGGTCGTACTTCGATTCGGCGCGCCTGCCGCGCACGGTCCAGCCCTATCTGCAGCAACTGAGCGCGTCGCTGAACGAATCGGCGTATGTGAGCGTGCTCGACGGCTGGGAGCTCGTGTTCATCGCGCGCAACGGCGTGTCGCGCGTGATGACGACCGGCTTCGTGCTCGGCGCGCGCGTGCCGGCGCCGCTCACGTCGCCGGGCGTCGTGCTGCTCGCCCACCATCCCGATCGCGAAGCCGTGCGCGCGTGGCTCGACGACACCGAACTGCCGCCGTTCACGCCGCACACGGTCACCAACAAGGCGCGCCTGCTCGAACAGATCGACCAGGCACGCGACGCCGGTTTCGCGGCGATCGAACAGCAATTGCAGGTCGGCGTGCGCGGGATCGCGGTGCCGCTGAAGAACCGTCACGGCGAAGTGGTCGCCGCGCTGAGCACGAACATGCCGATCGGTGCGGAGACGACCGACGCGGCCGTGCGGCGCGTGCTGCCGCATCTGCAGGAAGCCGCGCTCGCGATGCTCAACGTGCTGTAG
- a CDS encoding CBS domain-containing protein, giving the protein MYRVTEIMSRDVVCVAPTDTIRHAAELMRRFDIGVLPVCDGDELVAIVTDRDLAVRGLSHGHSFDTPVQAVASRPVQWCVEDDGVGDVQQRMADVQLHRLPVLDRHRRLVGMVSLGDIATRAGGPERDELANTLEDVSLPRRR; this is encoded by the coding sequence ATGTATCGCGTCACCGAGATCATGTCGCGCGACGTGGTGTGCGTCGCGCCGACCGACACGATTCGCCACGCGGCCGAGCTGATGCGGCGCTTCGATATCGGCGTACTGCCCGTTTGCGACGGCGACGAACTCGTCGCGATCGTGACCGACCGCGACCTTGCGGTGCGCGGGCTGTCGCACGGCCATTCGTTCGATACGCCGGTGCAGGCGGTTGCGTCGAGGCCCGTGCAATGGTGCGTCGAGGACGACGGTGTCGGCGACGTCCAGCAGCGGATGGCCGACGTGCAGCTGCATCGATTGCCGGTACTCGACCGTCACCGGCGGCTGGTCGGCATGGTGTCGCTCGGCGACATCGCGACGCGCGCGGGCGGCCCCGAGCGCGACGAACTGGCCAATACGCTCGAGGACGTGTCGCTGCCGCGCCGGCGCTGA
- a CDS encoding UDP-N-acetylglucosamine 1-carboxyvinyltransferase: MSNLIVHGGTPLRGDIKPSANKNAVLPILCATLLTDQPLRLIGVPDITDVRKILDIFRTLGSDVSVDFTTGLLELHHRDTKFDPAVHRLPEAMRSSIMLIPPLLARFGVARLENDVKGCTLGVREIDPHVEVFERFGAHIERTPDSLIVRTDGPLTANDHWLDYASVTTTENFALCATTANGTSTLMNAASEPHVQEFCQFLAMIGVAIEGIGTSRLCVTGGRKLGGGEFRFAEDFHEIATFLALGAITGGDITVRNSSPEHFPLIDRTFAKFGVNVTHRDGWSRAERDGPLRVRRPFTQNILTKVEAAPWPYLPVDLLPIFIALGVRAEGSAMFWNKVYDGALGWSGELSKFGAHVLLSDPHRLITFGGLQLTPARVESPYIIRVAIALLMVAASIEGRSEIMNALPIRRAHPHFVENLRSVGANVEWTSSE, from the coding sequence ATGTCGAATCTCATCGTCCACGGCGGCACTCCGCTGCGCGGGGACATCAAGCCGTCCGCGAACAAGAACGCCGTCCTGCCGATCCTGTGCGCCACCCTGTTGACCGACCAGCCGTTGCGCCTCATCGGCGTGCCGGACATCACCGACGTGCGCAAGATCCTCGACATCTTCCGCACGCTCGGCAGCGACGTGTCGGTCGACTTCACGACGGGCCTGCTCGAACTCCACCATCGCGACACGAAATTCGATCCGGCCGTCCATCGGCTGCCGGAAGCGATGCGCTCGTCGATCATGCTGATCCCGCCGCTGCTCGCGCGCTTCGGCGTCGCGCGCCTCGAGAACGACGTGAAGGGCTGCACGCTCGGCGTGCGCGAGATCGATCCGCACGTCGAGGTGTTCGAGCGCTTCGGCGCGCACATCGAGCGCACGCCCGATTCGCTGATCGTCCGCACCGACGGCCCGCTGACGGCCAACGATCACTGGCTCGACTACGCGTCGGTGACGACCACCGAAAACTTCGCGCTGTGCGCGACGACCGCGAACGGCACGTCGACGCTGATGAATGCCGCGTCCGAGCCGCACGTGCAGGAGTTCTGCCAGTTCCTCGCGATGATCGGCGTCGCGATCGAGGGGATCGGCACGTCGCGGCTCTGCGTGACGGGCGGCCGCAAGCTCGGCGGCGGCGAGTTCCGCTTCGCCGAGGATTTCCACGAAATCGCGACGTTCCTCGCGCTCGGCGCGATCACGGGCGGCGACATCACGGTACGCAACTCGTCGCCCGAACACTTCCCGCTGATCGACCGCACGTTCGCGAAGTTCGGCGTCAACGTCACGCACCGCGACGGCTGGTCGCGCGCGGAACGCGACGGCCCGCTGCGCGTGCGCCGGCCGTTCACGCAGAACATCCTCACCAAGGTCGAAGCCGCGCCGTGGCCGTACCTGCCGGTCGACCTGCTGCCGATCTTCATCGCGCTCGGCGTGCGCGCGGAAGGCAGCGCGATGTTCTGGAACAAGGTCTACGACGGTGCACTCGGCTGGTCCGGCGAACTGTCGAAGTTCGGCGCGCACGTGCTGCTGTCCGATCCGCACCGGCTGATCACGTTCGGCGGGCTGCAACTGACGCCGGCCCGCGTCGAGAGCCCGTACATCATCCGCGTCGCGATCGCGCTGCTGATGGTGGCCGCGAGCATCGAAGGCCGCTCGGAAATCATGAACGCGCTGCCGATCCGCCGCGCGCATCCGCATTTCGTCGAGAACCTGCGCTCGGTCGGCGCGAACGTCGAATGGACGAGCAGCGAGTAA
- a CDS encoding DUF4142 domain-containing protein — protein MKANRTRRPAATVLAATVGLLAAAFPPAQASPASSAQVGPGVIRPGTTADEAGMTQRPTGIDAEFVDKAGMIGKVERQASQFALDRSSNPDVKAFARRMVDDHRRIAGELQQLGAAKGLPVQSRMLVDPAVTALRTREGRAFDTAYVALAGPRAHEAAIRLYEAEARNGRDPQLRAFAVNTLPMLNAHLAAARQLERTVTAAH, from the coding sequence ATGAAAGCGAACCGAACCCGCCGGCCGGCGGCGACCGTGCTGGCCGCGACCGTCGGCCTGCTGGCCGCCGCGTTTCCGCCGGCCCAGGCGTCGCCCGCTTCGTCGGCGCAGGTCGGGCCGGGTGTGATCCGCCCCGGCACGACGGCCGACGAGGCCGGCATGACGCAGCGGCCGACCGGTATCGATGCCGAGTTCGTCGACAAGGCCGGCATGATCGGCAAGGTGGAGCGGCAGGCCAGCCAGTTCGCGCTCGACCGCTCGTCGAACCCGGACGTGAAGGCGTTCGCGCGCCGGATGGTCGACGATCACCGACGGATCGCCGGCGAATTGCAGCAACTCGGGGCGGCCAAGGGCCTGCCGGTGCAGTCGCGGATGCTCGTCGATCCGGCCGTCACGGCATTGAGAACCAGGGAGGGGCGCGCGTTCGACACGGCCTATGTCGCGCTGGCGGGCCCGCGCGCGCATGAAGCGGCGATCCGGCTCTACGAAGCAGAGGCACGGAACGGCCGCGATCCGCAGCTTCGCGCGTTCGCGGTCAACACGCTGCCGATGCTCAACGCGCATCTGGCAGCCGCCCGGCAACTCGAGCGGACGGTGACGGCCGCGCACTGA
- a CDS encoding VRR-NUC domain-containing protein — protein sequence MTPASPTPPAFYYLTNFERALAWLGARYDDLFDAHEHAFVRQFAALPQASRALLVRMLMRNGSDFRASKLVYDEIGCALDAAAPLVELGWVDPAPALTLDELFALSTKADLLRIFPALAAHAGERKPEWLERLRPAHDIAQPLDAWCAQAGDRVLRVTVGALCDRLRLMFFGNLHQDWSEFVLADLGVFQYESVPIAPSSRAFQQRGDVDAYLALQTCRDALDAWPDDLPFDDLVRAIDAVGCAQPWLATRRAKLLFALGQTCERRADWAGALDAYVRSAWPGSRHRRIRVLERCGRDDDALALALEARGGFESDEERQRVERMLPRLQRRLGRRVERAAPAADVPRETLVLARPDAFVSVEFAVRDHLAQPAAPVHYVENTLINSLFGLLCWEPVFAAVPGAFFHPFQRGPADLHAPDFAERRADAFAACFAQLDSGAYRETIRRHFATKAGLQSPFVFWGVLSDALLDEALACLPPEHLRLWFTRLLADIRSNRSGLPDLVRFWPGERRYELVEVKGPGDRLQDNQTRWLAYCVAHGIPVRVIDVEWAGADVVPVEAAGLSA from the coding sequence GTGACGCCTGCTTCGCCGACGCCCCCGGCGTTTTACTACCTGACCAATTTCGAACGCGCGCTGGCCTGGCTCGGCGCGCGTTACGACGACCTGTTCGATGCGCACGAGCACGCGTTCGTCCGGCAGTTCGCCGCGCTGCCGCAGGCGTCGCGCGCGCTGCTCGTCCGGATGCTGATGCGCAACGGGTCCGATTTCCGCGCGAGCAAGCTCGTGTACGACGAAATCGGCTGCGCGCTCGACGCGGCCGCGCCGCTCGTCGAACTCGGCTGGGTCGATCCGGCCCCCGCGCTGACGCTCGACGAACTGTTCGCGCTGTCGACCAAGGCCGATCTGCTGCGTATCTTCCCAGCACTCGCCGCGCATGCGGGCGAGCGCAAGCCCGAGTGGCTCGAACGGCTGCGGCCCGCGCACGACATCGCGCAACCGCTCGACGCGTGGTGCGCGCAGGCCGGCGACCGCGTGCTGCGTGTGACGGTCGGCGCGCTGTGCGACCGGCTGCGCCTGATGTTCTTCGGCAATCTCCACCAGGACTGGAGCGAATTCGTGCTCGCCGATCTCGGCGTGTTCCAGTACGAAAGCGTGCCGATCGCGCCGTCGTCGCGCGCGTTCCAGCAGCGCGGCGACGTCGACGCGTATCTCGCGCTGCAGACGTGCCGCGATGCGCTCGACGCATGGCCCGACGATCTGCCGTTCGACGACCTGGTGCGCGCGATCGACGCGGTCGGCTGCGCGCAGCCCTGGCTCGCGACGCGTCGCGCGAAGCTGCTGTTCGCACTCGGGCAGACGTGCGAGCGCCGGGCCGACTGGGCCGGCGCGCTCGACGCGTATGTGCGCAGCGCCTGGCCCGGCAGCCGCCATCGGCGCATCCGCGTGCTCGAACGCTGCGGGCGTGACGACGATGCGCTCGCGCTGGCGCTCGAGGCGCGCGGCGGTTTCGAGAGCGACGAGGAGCGCCAGCGTGTCGAGCGCATGCTGCCGCGCCTGCAGCGCCGGCTCGGCCGGCGCGTCGAACGCGCGGCCCCGGCGGCGGACGTGCCGCGCGAAACGCTCGTGCTCGCGCGCCCCGATGCGTTCGTCAGTGTCGAATTCGCGGTGCGCGACCATCTCGCGCAACCGGCTGCGCCGGTCCATTACGTCGAAAACACGCTGATCAATTCGCTGTTCGGGCTGCTGTGCTGGGAACCCGTGTTCGCCGCGGTACCCGGCGCGTTCTTCCATCCGTTCCAGCGCGGCCCGGCCGACCTGCACGCGCCCGATTTCGCCGAGCGCCGTGCGGACGCATTCGCCGCGTGCTTTGCGCAACTCGATTCGGGCGCTTATCGCGAGACGATTCGCCGGCATTTCGCGACGAAGGCGGGGCTGCAATCCCCGTTCGTGTTCTGGGGCGTGCTGAGTGACGCACTGCTCGACGAGGCGCTTGCGTGCCTGCCGCCGGAGCATCTGCGGCTGTGGTTCACGCGCCTGCTCGCGGATATCCGCAGCAACCGTTCGGGGCTGCCCGATCTCGTCCGCTTCTGGCCCGGCGAGCGCCGCTACGAACTCGTCGAGGTGAAAGGCCCCGGCGACCGCCTGCAGGACAACCAGACGCGCTGGCTCGCATACTGCGTCGCGCACGGCATTCCGGTGCGCGTGATCGATGTCGAATGGGCCGGCGCGGACGTCGTGCCCGTCGAAGCGGCGGGCCTGTCCGCATGA
- a CDS encoding PRC-barrel domain-containing protein — translation MTTDRPSRDATRIVGDDRRTAGGGPGPDVMAARTLEGDRVLTMDGDDIGQVDDIMLDVRSGRVAYAVVSSRGRPGIGDKLLAVPWNVLVLDVERQCFVLPVATERVREAPGFDRNRWPAMADPDWAEALHAYYGSSPYWLIEEGETALDSPPYEASPEGPEGGKR, via the coding sequence ATGACAACCGACAGACCGTCGCGCGACGCCACGCGCATCGTCGGCGACGACCGCCGCACGGCCGGCGGCGGGCCGGGGCCCGACGTGATGGCCGCCCGCACGCTCGAAGGCGATCGCGTGCTGACGATGGACGGCGACGACATCGGCCAGGTCGACGACATCATGCTCGACGTGCGTTCCGGCCGCGTCGCGTATGCGGTCGTTTCGTCACGCGGCCGGCCGGGAATCGGCGACAAGCTGCTCGCGGTGCCGTGGAACGTACTCGTGCTCGACGTCGAACGCCAATGCTTCGTGCTGCCCGTGGCCACCGAACGGGTGCGCGAAGCCCCCGGCTTCGACAGGAATCGCTGGCCGGCAATGGCCGATCCGGACTGGGCCGAGGCGCTGCACGCGTACTACGGCAGTTCGCCGTACTGGCTCATCGAGGAAGGCGAAACGGCGCTCGACTCGCCGCCGTACGAGGCGTCGCCGGAAGGCCCGGAGGGCGGCAAGCGGTAA
- a CDS encoding ATP-binding protein: MRTLTRELLRQGAWVVLAVGLASALQAWTVRVVGGHAPFAPLPFYAGVAAVAWLASFGGGLVAAAASVAVICALWWRNAPLATLLEQAGAFVAISFVECVLVMAVKPLLASDRLREFHDDGDAGAREPHGEPSPAARVPVPDDGLLRRVVDASPDAIVGVDTAHRITSWNPAARRIFGIDAAQAAGLDVAELIAPRWLRRHPLSGSFATLRAPVGPFDVLCVRRDGGRFRATFAASPIVDARGDCTGLSMTLRDAHERRRGERRNMRSLRGARDARAQADASNRLKDELLATVSHELRTPLNVIYGWVEVLRNVDGDGLAQQAVDAIDRSARSLSHMVADLLDASSLATGRLRLERVPVDLVRIVRDAMRELDATAQANGLDLSTKYEMATCVIPADRERVRQILSNLLSNAIKFTPSGGRVVVSLTRAGERVRLSVADTGQGIAPEYLPHLFETFSRPERAFASPRRGLGLGLSIVRNIAQLHGGEVVATSAGTGRGTTVTVTLPTRWDVDDPAEDLLHAAGTPDTVALDGRRVLVVDDDATSRASLAAALETMGAQVSTAQSGHDALEVVEQDAPNVVLSDLAMADGDGFWLLDRIRHLPGGSGHLPVVAVTAHAGNADRHRVMAAGFDAYLCKPVDMPTLASVIADVAPDAGHDRNPHDR; the protein is encoded by the coding sequence ATGAGGACCCTGACCCGTGAGCTGTTACGGCAGGGTGCATGGGTCGTGCTGGCCGTCGGGCTGGCGTCCGCGCTGCAGGCGTGGACGGTTCGCGTCGTCGGCGGGCACGCGCCATTTGCGCCGCTGCCTTTCTATGCAGGCGTTGCGGCCGTCGCATGGCTGGCGTCGTTCGGCGGCGGCCTGGTCGCGGCCGCCGCGAGTGTGGCCGTGATCTGCGCGCTCTGGTGGCGCAATGCGCCGCTCGCCACGCTGCTCGAGCAGGCCGGCGCGTTCGTCGCGATCAGCTTCGTCGAGTGTGTGCTCGTGATGGCCGTGAAGCCGCTGCTCGCGAGCGATCGTCTCCGCGAATTCCATGACGATGGCGACGCCGGTGCCCGCGAGCCGCATGGCGAGCCTTCGCCGGCCGCGCGCGTGCCCGTACCCGACGACGGCCTGCTGCGTCGGGTGGTCGATGCGTCGCCCGACGCGATCGTCGGCGTCGATACCGCACACCGGATCACGAGCTGGAACCCGGCCGCGCGACGGATCTTCGGCATCGATGCGGCGCAGGCCGCCGGGCTCGACGTCGCCGAGCTGATCGCGCCGCGCTGGTTGCGGCGGCATCCGTTGTCCGGGTCGTTCGCGACGCTACGTGCGCCGGTCGGTCCGTTCGACGTGCTCTGCGTGCGACGCGACGGCGGCCGCTTTCGTGCGACTTTCGCCGCGTCGCCGATCGTCGATGCGCGGGGCGACTGCACGGGGCTGTCGATGACGCTGCGCGACGCGCACGAACGGCGCCGCGGCGAACGGCGCAACATGCGCTCGCTGCGCGGCGCGCGCGACGCACGCGCACAGGCGGACGCGTCGAACCGGCTGAAGGACGAACTGCTGGCCACGGTGTCGCACGAACTGCGCACGCCGCTGAACGTGATCTACGGCTGGGTCGAGGTACTGCGCAACGTCGACGGCGACGGGCTCGCGCAACAGGCGGTCGACGCGATCGACCGCAGCGCGCGGTCGCTGTCGCACATGGTGGCCGACCTGCTCGACGCGTCGTCGCTCGCAACGGGCCGATTGCGCCTCGAGCGCGTGCCGGTCGATCTCGTGCGGATCGTGCGCGATGCCATGCGGGAACTCGACGCGACGGCGCAGGCGAACGGGCTCGACCTCTCGACGAAATACGAAATGGCGACCTGCGTGATTCCGGCGGATCGCGAGCGCGTGCGTCAGATCCTGTCGAACCTGCTGTCGAACGCGATCAAGTTCACGCCGTCCGGCGGCCGCGTCGTCGTGTCGCTGACCCGGGCGGGCGAGCGTGTGCGGCTGTCGGTCGCCGACACGGGGCAGGGTATTGCGCCGGAATACCTGCCGCACCTGTTCGAGACATTCAGCCGGCCCGAACGCGCGTTCGCATCGCCGAGGCGAGGCCTCGGGCTCGGCCTGTCGATCGTGCGCAACATCGCGCAACTGCACGGCGGCGAGGTCGTCGCGACGAGCGCGGGCACCGGGCGCGGGACGACCGTCACGGTCACGCTGCCGACCCGGTGGGATGTCGACGATCCTGCCGAGGACCTGCTGCACGCGGCGGGCACGCCGGATACGGTGGCGCTCGACGGCCGGCGCGTGCTCGTCGTCGACGACGACGCGACCTCGCGCGCGAGCCTCGCCGCGGCACTCGAAACGATGGGCGCGCAGGTGTCGACCGCGCAATCGGGGCACGACGCACTCGAAGTGGTGGAACAGGATGCGCCGAACGTCGTGCTGTCGGATCTCGCGATGGCCGACGGCGACGGTTTCTGGCTGCTCGACCGCATTCGTCATTTGCCGGGCGGCAGCGGACATCTGCCCGTCGTCGCGGTCACGGCGCACGCCGGCAACGCCGACCGGCACCGCGTGATGGCCGCCGGCTTCGACGCGTATCTGTGCAAGCCGGTGGACATGCCGACGCTGGCGAGCGTGATCGCCGATGTCGCGCCGGATGCCGGGCACGATCGGAACCCGCATGACCGGTAG
- a CDS encoding MipA/OmpV family protein has translation MATVARLLLSPGARRFVSGLSACAALAAAGARDASAQTPSPLGEWQYSAGVPLEKLFDPNISTWNISVGAAMTLQPRYAGSDRYRVMGGPNLDIRYRDLFFLSTGEGLGANVLRGPNWRVSLSVGYDLGRRSADDIQHLNGLDNINAAPVMKLAADYVISKEFPLVLRADIRRSIGGSNGWVGDFSAYMPLPGSNEHFFWFAGPTVSFADSRYMNSWFGVNQGAAARSGLPAYSSGAGIKSYGAGVTMAWFVNKHWFITIDGAIEQLVGRAARSPITQQSTNGVFDMSVNYQF, from the coding sequence TTGGCCACAGTTGCTCGCCTGTTGCTGTCACCCGGCGCACGCCGGTTCGTTTCCGGCCTGTCGGCGTGCGCGGCGCTTGCCGCGGCCGGCGCCCGCGATGCGTCGGCCCAGACGCCTTCGCCGCTCGGCGAGTGGCAATACTCGGCGGGGGTGCCGCTCGAAAAACTGTTCGACCCGAACATTTCCACGTGGAATATCAGCGTGGGCGCCGCGATGACGCTGCAGCCGCGCTATGCGGGCTCCGACCGCTATCGCGTGATGGGCGGCCCGAACCTCGACATCCGCTATCGCGACCTGTTCTTCCTGTCGACGGGCGAGGGGCTCGGCGCGAACGTGCTGCGCGGGCCGAACTGGCGCGTGAGCCTGTCCGTCGGTTACGACCTCGGGCGCCGCTCGGCCGACGATATCCAGCACCTGAACGGCCTCGACAACATCAACGCGGCGCCGGTGATGAAACTGGCGGCCGATTACGTGATCTCGAAGGAGTTTCCGCTCGTGCTGCGCGCGGATATCCGGCGCAGCATCGGCGGCTCGAACGGCTGGGTCGGCGATTTCTCCGCGTACATGCCGCTGCCGGGCAGCAACGAGCATTTCTTCTGGTTCGCGGGGCCGACCGTGTCGTTCGCCGATTCGCGCTACATGAACAGCTGGTTCGGCGTGAACCAGGGGGCCGCCGCGCGTTCGGGGCTGCCGGCGTATTCGTCGGGGGCCGGGATCAAGTCGTACGGTGCGGGCGTGACCATGGCCTGGTTCGTGAACAAGCACTGGTTCATCACGATCGACGGCGCGATCGAACAGCTCGTCGGCCGCGCCGCGCGCAGCCCGATCACGCAGCAGTCGACCAACGGCGTGTTCGACATGTCGGTGAATTACCAGTTCTGA